DNA sequence from the Drosophila sechellia strain sech25 chromosome 3L, ASM438219v1, whole genome shotgun sequence genome:
AATATCGTGCTGGGCAAAAAGGTAAAAGCCAAAATATCGATATTGTAATTGGAAAAAAGTACGACACAGCTGCCTTAGTGTGCACTGCATCGCTCCTCCGCCCTTTCAGTCCCATCAAAATTTATCTGCAAGATTGCACACAATTGTTTTGTATTAGCCGAGTGATTCCATTCCTTAGTTCGCTCCAGTTCGGTTTGGCTTCCTTGGGCACTCAATAGTTCGGTAGCGGAGAGTAGAGATGAGCTACCTCCGGTATGTgtgcttaaaaataaattgctcGGCTTTAGTTTTGCGTTTTATTCGTATGGCTTTTCCTTTGTAGTTGCGGCTTGGTTTTTCCGCCACAGCCGCAGAAGCACTTTCCCTTCTCATGCCCGCACCTCTCATAAACTCCTAGGTAGTTCAAAGCGGCGCAAGACAGATGAGCAAAGTGGTTTCGGTATCTGTGTCCGTATCTACATCTGCAGAAAGAGCTTCCTCCATATCTAGGTGACTGGGTAATGGGTCTCAATTGCGCCTCAAATTCAAGGCATCAATCGTGCGTCCGTTTGCATATCCATGCGCCGTTTGGGCGGGAAGGcgaaattgaaaatggaaaatcaataTAAATGAGGAAGCCGCTTGATTGGACCGCTGCGGAGGTGTCGCTGCAAAATGGATTTGTGGAGGTCACCGGTTCCAGGCAGGAAACTGCGCATCGCAGCAGCAGACTGAGCgcaaaaaaaacgaattatAAATAGACAAAATTCGGTTTAATTGGACATGGCAAATCAATGGAAATCAATGGGGAAAACGGTCTTAAATTGAACACCGCAATCAAGGAGTTTCGCTTGGGGGTATTGATTGATGGCGTGCCGATGGTATCTGCTCCATCTGGAGAACCTCTTACGCCCCTTAACCTAACCTTCTAATCCGACCGATAAGGAGGAGCGTGCACCTGCCAAAGGTGGCGCCCACTTGCCGCGACCCCGTCCAAAGACCATTCCATTCGTTGAGCCCTGCGAATCTAAGACTTTGTGACTATTCTTCCAGGTATGTGGGAGAACGACTGTGCGATTATGAAATACATGGGTCCGATTAGATACGCGACACGCTACAACGACAGGTACAATTAGTCGGGCCAGGAAtgtttattttcgttttgttcGATGTGGAATGTGTTGTTCTAGTGGTATTATGACCAcaattacatatttatttatctttttatCTGATAGTAGGAAGGCCTTATCAAGCCTTTGTTTATGGACAATCTAGCCTTCTTGAGCAAAGGGGTTTCCTGGAAATGTGGTTCGGGTGGGTGTGGAGCCAAACTTAAAAAATTCCACCTCGTAAATCACTTGGGCAATAAACATTTATTCAGCCTGTAGAGCAAACACTTAGTAAAATCCGTAAAATCTGTCGGTAGCCACACATAATTaacataaaacaaataataaaattaaactcGACTTAATTGATTTGTTCATAAATCCCCCTCTGCGAGTGTTTTCCGCGTCTGTGCAGCCATAACGCggcatttattattatttattatttttatgcactATCAGCCGCAAGGCGCAGCAGTCGGCGTCGCTGTCCAGAGATTGTCGCAGCTGATTGGGAGCTGGAGCTCCACGTTGGCGGGCTGGCCACTTCAAAAGCGGCAGCGGCGACTGCGACGTGACTGCGGGATTGTTTACAAACAAACAAGTGGCTAGCGCGGAGTCAGTAGCTCAGCCGAGATACTGCGGCTCGATCCGGCCTTGCAATATCAGCGGCAGATACTTTTGGCGAGATACTCGCGCATAGCCGAAATTCTCGTGATCTCGCCATCGAGCAATAAGCCGTCGAAGGCCGAACCGATTTCCCGGATCGGCAGTGGAGTTGCACAACCGATTGATCGCTTTGGATTTCGAAAATCGCCGGAGGAGTGTGGGTGTGGACATTGGCATATCAGGTAAAGAGTGCGCCGCGCGCTTATCACATATTTCTGTTTGCTTCGATTTCTAAATGGAAAAATAGTCGAAATAGCAGCCGGCAGGCGATAAGCCTGATTATTCCTCTACGCCATATTTCCAGCTTAGTGTCTCAGACGACGTGGGTCAGATCGGTGGGCGGAGTGGCGGGCCGCGACATTTGCGGCTTGTAGACCTCCTCGTTGTCGTCCTCATCCTCTGCGTGCGAGTCCTGGGAGTCGTGCGAGTCCTCGGAGTCTCTGGAGTTTCTGGAGTCCCTGCAGTCCTCCACATCCGAGTCCTGGATGTCGTCGAGCGGCGTCGTTGTGGTCATTGAAGGGGAAGCAGCTGCTGCCAGGAAGTGGACCTTAGCAGAGGCCGTCGAGTTATTGTTGTCCGCCATTAGCTGGTGGTGCAGGTGGTGGCTGTAGTTCAAGGAGGGCGGGATTCTGCCGGTGGAGCGGGTCCGTCGCCGCAATAGGTCACCCACGTAGGCGGCTGTGATGGCGGCATAGGTCACTCCAAGGAGGGCGCCGGCCAGGACGTCGGACCAGTGGTGCCAGTAGTCGGCCACGCGGCTCAGGGAAACGCAGAGGGCAGCCATAAGGAGCAGGAACTGCAGGACGTGCCGCAGGGCCCGCACTCCCCCTCGGCTCCTCCACACCCCGTGTACGTAGAGGGCCAGCAGGACCATCGAGTAAAAGCTCAGGCTGCTGTGGGCACTCGGGAAGCTGACGTGCAGCTCGCGGATCTGTCGCGTGGAGAGGTTGTGGTTAGAGCAGTGGAACTGCTCCACGTACAGCTCAGCGTTTTGGGGGTCCGAGCAGGAGCTGCCATCGTCGAGGCGCGGCTGGCAACCGTGGAAGAAGTGCGGCCTCAGCCGCCCGACGGCGTGCTTCGCCAGCTCGGTGGTTAGGTAGGTGGCTATGAAGCCGAAGCTGAAGGTGGCCTCTGCGCGCCACAGATTGCGGAAGTAGAGCCTGGTGCGGAAGCGCTTGCAGATCCGCATGATCTCCACCACGGCCACGAAGAGCATCGGGAGCAGGAGCATCAtgagcagcagcatcggcaCCGTGATCGTGCAGTCCTTGTAGGGATACCGGATGCTCAGATCGGAGCAAAAGAAGCCCCTTTTGAAGGTGTGCATGACTTCGGTGGCTATTCGGCTACTTGAATGTGAGTTATGTATTTCAGCCGCGTTCTTATCGCGTGGGTTCAAGCCAATCCATTGACACTTGGCACTGGTTTTTGTGACAGTACATTTGTTTCTGCTTTTCACGCCCAGTACCTGTGGCCATTCGTTTATTCGTTTCACTTATTTTTCGGTTGTCACACAAATTGCGCACTTACACGCCGGCCCGAGCGTTGTATATTGCGATTTTCGCTTTCGAAAAACGCGCGCACGACTTCTCCGACCGACCAGGTTCAAAGGCGATTTTCTTCGCGGGAAATTAGCGAATTACGGCTAACAGCCGTCAGTCAGCCAGCTGGACGTCGCTCTGCACCGCCTTTCGCAGACCGTGAACCGAACCAATGGCAGCGCGGGCCCAGCAAACCACGAACTAACGGCTTTGTCCGCACTCCGTTTCGATGTCTTTGGGGCTCTGGGCCGCTCTGACGCTTTGTTTGGGATCGTCGGCGAATGTACCTAGCTCGCTGCTAGTGACTAcaactgcgactgcgactgcaaCTGCGACTGCGACCGAGACTGAGAAGGCGACGATCGCTGCCGAGCTGCCGGTAGCGAAACAGCCGTTCGCCTCTGGCCCGCTGGAGTGTCTGCGCACCACGCTCCACGCTCTACGGTCTTCCGTTTGCGGTCTACGATCTGCGGGCTACGGCCTACGGTCTTCGGAACGGAGAACGCAAACACAAGCCCAAACAAAGTTGCTTCTGAGAGACGGCCCACCGCGTCGAAGGTTTCCAGCGCTGTGTGCGATTCGCATTGATATTGGATTTCAATGGTACTTGTACTGCTCCTTATCACGACCGCGCTGCTCTCAGCTAGCTCGTACACTGTGAAAAATGTAGTAAGATTTGATTTCATAGAAAAACCCGAGCAGCCCAGATGAGCGTATTGAAGAATAAAATTTCCTGGGAATACCTATttgattatttaatttctttattattagcattttatatataataataaatcaaTTCGATATTTTATGTGACGTAGTGTTTCGTTACTTCctaattttaaacaaaattttttCAATGTTTCATCGGTTTTGGATTGACTTGGAACTTAGTTCTTATAGGATCGAAAAAAAATTTAGATCAGCAAATTCAGAAGGAAATGCCTTAAAGCTATAtacaatattatattaaatagaaAGGACCAACCTTGGATATGATAGCAATTTACTTTCTTGTACTTAATTTATTGTAGGTTAAAATGGTAATCATGATAgccattttttaaaatttaacgTTACTGATTCCTTTAAGCGGGTCGCATACAAGCATCTGAATTTGAATCTGGTTAGGACCAGTGTACGCCTGCTCAGACTTACTACTCTTGTCGCCTGTTGGCTTTGGCACGAATGTTGCTAATGAGGAAACTATTGAATTGTTTCAAGGTTTGCTCTGCTCAGTTTGCTTAGGCTTGTTTGCCTGCGACTTGCCGTTTGCGCATAATGAAAGAGTTGCATTCGAGTCGCTGGAAATGCGGACGCCGAGGCAGATGGATGCTGATGAAGGATGGCAGATGGAAGTGTagtggagtggagtgcagTGTCGGCGTGGAGGAGTTTCTTCGGCTGCCTGCGGTGGTCAGAGGAATAGGTCATTCCGACGAGACTTAAAACGGCTAGCTGCTCCGCTGCGTGCCTTTAAAGCATTTGTACTGATGTAGGTCGTTGCTCGGACCCCACTGAGTAAACGGACCTGGGCGGAATGGACTTCGTCGCAGTAATGGAGACGAGGGCCAACACTGGCAGACCCAGACTCCGAGTGCTGGAGCTGCAACTGAGGCTGGAGCCGCAGTGCATAAACTGCAGGCAGTTTATGGCCACTTTGTATTTGCACTACGAATCGGACTTCTTTATGGCAATTTGCAACTGCTCAATTTACATCGAAATTGCTGTGCTTGCAACTATTTGCTGTTAATTTATGCTAATTTCAGAGTCCCACTGAAAGGAAATTACTCCAAGACTTCGCCGGACAATGGCGACTCTGACCACCTATATGAGAACATACGATCCGACTGTTTCTGGCTAAATTCACACAAACTGATTGAATGGGACGGAGGCATTCACAGGAGAGTTTGTACTTAAAtatgaaatgcaaatggcaaaaattatgattttaagttgtttaaaaaaaataattctaAAACGAATATTTTCAGGTTAGCGCAACCGAACTTTTGCGCGATGACCAAAGGTCCTGAAATGTGGTTAGTTAATGTATGTTAGGTTGACATCGTTACGTAACACAGAACTGTAACCACTCGGTGGGGCTTACTGTAAGCTGATCTGTGCAGAAATCCACTACCAGATCCGCCCCTTTTCCCAATCATCGGACTGCCAAGTCGTATCAATGAACGACCGCAGCACGCGCCAAAAACGGGTACCTCATGGGTATCATTATTGCTACGTCTTCCCCGAGAAGCTGACGGGCTGATCATAAGGTTTCTGGTTTTATATGGCAGCGGATTCTCATTTAGTGACACCTTCGACTGCGGCGAcactaaatcaaaatttattatttgcatAATTCGCTAAATACGCCGATCCAGGGGGTAATCGTCGGTTACCCAACCCACGCGAATTTCTGGGAACAAGTAAATAGTAAACACGAAAATCTGACTCGGCACATGTACGGATAGGTTTCTGGtttggcgaaaaaaagaaCCACTTCCTGCCCAACAACAAAATGCGAACTGCTGAggcaatatttttcaaaatcagTGTTTTTGTTTCACTGTCGGTTGCAGTTCTCCAAGTCACCGTTACCGTCGCTGATAAGAGGAGTGTAAGAATTGGCTCGACGAGGTGTGAGCGTGAAATCGCGATGCCCAGCTGATAGTGAATCGGATGCAAATGGGCGAGCTGCGACGCAGTATGCAATGAGGAACTCATGCCAGTCCAACCCGATCCGATCCCATCCGATCCGATAAAGATTCCAACGCAATGCCCCTCCCGAGGGAAACACTTGGCAGTGACATTCCGCGATTAGCTTGGGGGGAATTCTGTTTGCGTTGCGACAATAGATTGCTGTTGACACTACGCCGACGCCAAAGCCGAGATATATAATGGGTTTGCGGACCCTAGTTTATTTTCTCAATGGCTGTCAGGTGGGCACATCGAGGAAGCTAATGATTCGGACGATTCATCAGACAGGTGACGAACGGCTTCGAACTGCCACCGATCAGTGGGGGTGAATAACCAGACCTGACGTTTCCAGATCGATTCGATGAGGGAGCAATCATAACTTGCCGCCAATCCTCTCAAGGTTGCGGACCTAACCCAACGCTAAGTTCTCCGTGGATTGAGCAATTTAACCGAGACCGACttgaattgattttaattcCTTGCACGTGCTATGCACCCAAGCGAATGAGGTTCGTAAACCCCTTTTGCAGAATTCTCGCACTGATTAACCAATAATAACCAAACTACCAGTAATTACTCATGATTTGATACCAAGGACGTCATTGCATGGATTCCATTGAGCCAGTGTGTTTTCGTTGAATAAGAAACTCTTAAAGATATTATGTCGTTTTACtgttttcttatttaaaaatacaatttagaAATTAACTTGAATCAGATACCTGATACCTATCAGATACCTGATACCAGATACTTATCGAGTCAGAGCAAGAAagaaatttcaatattttttcatatcgATGGACACTTTTGAAAAGTGCGGGCTGCTTACTGGGCGTGGCAGTCCACTGAATTAAAGATGCGCTGCATTTGCGTCAATAGTAGATGCATGCTTAACCGTAACCATGtagctttaatttttttcggtATATAGACGTTTATACGGACACGAAGTAGTATGTGGTCCTGAACATGAATATATACactttatatgtatatatatatgattcgCTTCGCTATAGGTAGAATATAACGATTCTTTTACTTTACGAGTAATGGACATAAGAAGCATTAAAATGTTGTAATCGGTCCTCCTTCTGATTTGTTAACcataaataattgtttaaGCCATATTTAGATAAGAATTATTAGAATCTGAAATCACAAAGTTAAGTGTTTgtttgcgttccaatcacaATATAATAATGACTAAATTACCACacaaatactaaaaaattcttttttatgAACGCCGAATTAGATATGTTCGAAGCTCGGTGTTAATTTGAAAAGCTAACGAGCCGCATCGCCACCCGCTTTCGGCCCACTCCAGCCCTGTCTGTTGGTCGTTTCCATTATCAGCATCGAACAGAATCTCAAAGCAAGCCGGTTCCCCCGCTAATCGCCGATCGAGCAGAAGCTTTAAGCTTTGGGCATACGTCACACCAGAGGAGCGTCAAAGCCACCTGAAGAATGCACATCCGACTGGGCGACGTCACAGAACAGGTGCGTAATCACCTGCAACCACCATGCCCCCAAGCGCCCGCCCCCTTGCTCTCATGCGGCGCGATCGGGCCGCGGATCGGTGAGTCACTGGGCGAGAAATGCCTAAAAGTGAAAATTCCCCGCTCCAACTATGCCCAGCTCAGCGCCAATCGATGGGGCGACTCATACTCATTGGAGCCATTAACCAGCGGCAGGCCAAAATTACCACACTTGAGTGGTGCCCATCGTGGGTCCAGTGGGCTTCTCGGCCTTTCTTGTGTCGGTTCCACTTGCTGCCCACTAGGAAATTATGCACACGCATCAAAAAGAGCTCGGTCTGCGGCGAAAGGCGAGAACTGATTCCGAAGAAACCAGTTTGCAGCTTACCATCTCTCTTCTGGCGCAGTCTTATCTTTTCGCCAAGATTTTCTCCTGGCTCATGAGCAATAAGTGAAACCAGTTCCTCGATCTGGGTAAACATTGGAGTGCGGAGTGGGTGTTGCACCCGAGATCTGTTTATTTTTGCGCCGATTATACTCGTAGATGAAATATGAGAGTGCAGACTGGCGTTTACCTTATGAAATATGAGTGCTTAAGGAGTTTCCATTTCTGGTGGCATTGCACCGCGAGAATTTTCGCAACCCACCTAGAACTTGATTGCCCTTTGTGTGCCAATTAGTCAAATGTTTCCCCTGCTGTCGGCGCAATGGAAGATTGACTCGCttgcaattaaaaaaagcaaacaaccATCAAATGTTTATGGCATGTCGGCGGATGGGAAGCTCCGCCGTTGCCaggcaacaccaacaacaaaaacaccaaTAACAGCAATAACAGCAGCTGTTCGGAAAGACTCACGCACCAGCCAACGGACCGCAAATGGCTGCGAGAGAGAGCCCCCAGAAATCACGGTCAGGTTGGGCGACTCACAAGCCGCGCTCGGTTAGTTAAGCGCTGTTTGCCAGCCGGTCGAGTCGAGTCGATAGTCGATCTGCTGTTCGGGCGATACGAGAATCCCAGTCATGTCCAAGTACTCAAAGCTGACCCGCGGGCTCTGCGACCTGCTGATCTGGGTGGCCCTCAGCATGGCCAGTGTGCTGCTCCACAAGATGGGGCGTCCCTTCCGGCGCGGCTTCTTCTGTGGCGACGAGACCCTTAGCTATCCGGCCCGCGACGGCACCATCAGCTCCAAGGTGATCATCGCCATCGCCCTCGGAGTGCCCACCGCAGTGATCGCAGTGGTGGAGTTGTTTAGGCAGCTGCCCGGTGGGCCGCTTAGAGAGGCGGGCGGCAAGCGGGATAGCTGCCGGATCGCCCACCGCTTGGGGGTCCTTTACCGCCAGGTCATCTTCTACCTGTACGGCCTGGCCATGGTCACGTTCACCACGATGCTGACGAAGCTGTGGCTCGGACGCCTGCGACCGCACTTCTTCACCGTGTGCCAGCCGATGCTGCCGGACGGAAGCAACTGCCAGGACGCCCAGAACCTGGGACGCTACATAGACAGTTTTACGTGTAGCAACGCCAACATGACCGACTACCAGTTCAAACAGCTCTACCAGTCCTTCCCCAGTGGCCACGCCAGCATGGCCATGTATGCTATGCTCTACCTGGCCATCTACCTGCAGGCGGCGCTCAGCACGCGCGTCTCCAAGCTGCTGAAGCATCTGCTGCAGTTCCTCTTCGTGATGTTCGGTTGGTACATCTCGCTGACACGGATCATAGACTATTACCACCACTGGAGCGACGTCCTGGCGGGGGCAGCATTGGGCGTGGTGTTCGCCTGGCTGACGAGTGCCTATGTGGCCGACTTGTTTGCTGGCAAGCGCTGGCCGAAGACTGGCTACTCGGCCAATACGCTGCGCAAGCCGCAGGTCTCGCCGAAGAGCTCCACCAAGTCGCAGGCGGGAGGATCCACGTCGGGAGCGTGTCAGCCGCCCGCCCTGCCGGCCTATACCTTTGGAACGCTGCCCTACCTGGCGGCACATCCCGCCCAGGCACAGGCGCAGTACGCCCAGCCCTATCACAACTACGGCTACGTGCCGTGAGCTCAGTGGCGGATCCATTAGCGAAACCTATCTTAGAAATGCCCACAAACGTAAACACACTCACAACCTAAGACTTGCACGGAATTCCTGGTTTGTTGTCTGTATTCTagcgaaataaatatattcaagTACGATACGAACATCCAGCAGATCATTTAAGTCGGTGGAATGGCGCATCGAAAATTGGCTAATGGACTGTAGGAATAGAAAGTGTTTATCGATTGACGGATGATGGCTAACCTCGCATACTTTCGAAAGTTGTGGCAACAGAACCCTGGAGTATTTCTGTCTTCATATTGATTGAGATTGAGGAGAAGCGGAGTTTGGGCTTACCtgcaaaaggaaaaagaacAGAGGGGCTTTGATTAATATTCACATTCCGAAGATATTACAACAGATATATTCTGGGGACTAGAACAATTCAATGGCAAATAGGTTG
Encoded proteins:
- the LOC6616557 gene encoding putative phosphatidate phosphatase yields the protein MSKYSKLTRGLCDLLIWVALSMASVLLHKMGRPFRRGFFCGDETLSYPARDGTISSKVIIAIALGVPTAVIAVVELFRQLPGGPLREAGGKRDSCRIAHRLGVLYRQVIFYLYGLAMVTFTTMLTKLWLGRLRPHFFTVCQPMLPDGSNCQDAQNLGRYIDSFTCSNANMTDYQFKQLYQSFPSGHASMAMYAMLYLAIYLQAALSTRVSKLLKHLLQFLFVMFGWYISLTRIIDYYHHWSDVLAGAALGVVFAWLTSAYVADLFAGKRWPKTGYSANTLRKPQVSPKSSTKSQAGGSTSGACQPPALPAYTFGTLPYLAAHPAQAQAQYAQPYHNYGYVP
- the LOC6616556 gene encoding putative phosphatidate phosphatase; translated protein: MHTFKRGFFCSDLSIRYPYKDCTITVPMLLLMMLLLPMLFVAVVEIMRICKRFRTRLYFRNLWRAEATFSFGFIATYLTTELAKHAVGRLRPHFFHGCQPRLDDGSSCSDPQNAELYVEQFHCSNHNLSTRQIRELHVSFPSAHSSLSFYSMVLLALYVHGVWRSRGGVRALRHVLQFLLLMAALCVSLSRVADYWHHWSDVLAGALLGVTYAAITAAYVGDLLRRRTRSTGRIPPSLNYSHHLHHQLMADNNNSTASAKVHFLAAAASPSMTTTTPLDDIQDSDVEDCRDSRNSRDSEDSHDSQDSHAEDEDDNEEVYKPQMSRPATPPTDLTHVV